The Candidatus Zymogenus saltonus genome has a window encoding:
- a CDS encoding QueT transporter family protein produces MSENRVENANPTGGPRRSIHPITEIAVISALYVALTVYVYPISYGPIQFRISEAVVILVATSPYLIVFVPIGCFIANLLSPYAGFWDLIFMPLVSTVGAIPMAVFGRRYLLFTSWFYAVVTAAGVGLMLSVILEKGYIVLTVPVLVSQMIIMTIAFFMLKGYSRYQKHREGGAVK; encoded by the coding sequence TTGTCCGAAAATCGAGTGGAAAACGCCAATCCGACGGGGGGGCCAAGACGCTCCATACACCCAATAACCGAGATAGCCGTAATCAGCGCCCTCTACGTGGCACTGACCGTTTACGTGTACCCGATAAGCTACGGCCCGATACAGTTTAGGATAAGCGAGGCCGTGGTCATACTCGTTGCAACCAGTCCGTACCTTATAGTCTTCGTCCCGATAGGGTGTTTCATAGCGAACCTCCTCTCACCCTATGCCGGTTTTTGGGACCTGATCTTTATGCCATTGGTGAGCACCGTCGGGGCGATACCGATGGCGGTTTTCGGGAGGAGATACCTTCTCTTCACATCGTGGTTCTATGCGGTCGTTACGGCGGCGGGGGTGGGCTTGATGCTCTCGGTCATTCTCGAAAAGGGGTATATCGTCCTTACCGTGCCCGTCCTCGTAAGCCAGATGATAATCATGACCATCGCCTTTTTCATGCTCAAGGGATATTCCCGTTATCAGAAGCACAGGGAAGGGGGAGCGGTTAAATAG
- a CDS encoding amino acid ABC transporter ATP-binding protein, which produces MIIAKNVYKNFGHIRALVDVSTDIQPGEVVVVCGPSGSGKSTFLRCLNRLEEIDKGTIIIDGVDISQANVKIHHVREEIGMVFQHFNLFPHKTVMENITLAQTVVRKRTHENAEEIAKKLLEKVGINEKADVFPSQLSGGQQQRVAIARALAMQPKMMLFDEPTSALDPEMIGEVLDVMKTLAKEGMTMVVVSHEMGFAREVSDRIIFMDEGQIIEEGTPDNFFKNPKSDRTKLFLSQIL; this is translated from the coding sequence ATCATTATAGCCAAAAATGTTTACAAAAATTTCGGTCACATCAGGGCGTTGGTGGATGTAAGCACAGACATCCAACCGGGGGAGGTGGTTGTCGTTTGCGGGCCGTCCGGGTCCGGGAAATCGACGTTCTTGAGGTGCTTGAACAGGCTCGAGGAGATAGACAAGGGGACGATAATTATCGATGGAGTCGACATAAGCCAGGCAAATGTCAAGATTCATCACGTCAGGGAAGAGATAGGGATGGTCTTCCAGCACTTCAACCTATTCCCGCACAAAACCGTGATGGAAAACATCACGCTGGCCCAGACAGTTGTCAGGAAGAGGACTCACGAAAACGCCGAGGAAATAGCGAAAAAACTCCTTGAAAAGGTCGGAATCAACGAGAAGGCGGACGTCTTCCCGTCCCAGCTCTCCGGCGGCCAGCAGCAGAGGGTGGCGATCGCAAGGGCCCTTGCCATGCAGCCGAAGATGATGCTCTTTGATGAGCCGACATCGGCGCTCGATCCCGAGATGATCGGCGAGGTCCTCGACGTCATGAAGACGCTCGCCAAGGAGGGGATGACAATGGTTGTGGTCTCCCACGAGATGGGCTTCGCCCGGGAGGTTTCTGACAGGATAATCTTCATGGACGAGGGACAGATCATCGAAGAGGGAACCCCCGACAATTTCTTTAAAAATCCAAAGAGCGACAGGACAAAGCTGTTCCTGAGCCAGATACTTTAA
- the serS gene encoding serine--tRNA ligase yields MLDPKFLRENTDLVIERISLRGEEIDVSGFKELDEKRRTLLVKVETLKHERNSVSDEIAKIKKEKGDAGEFIHKMKGVSNEIKALDEELNSIDEELKKALALIPNIPHESVPVGTSDEDNVEVRKWGTPPKFEFTPLDHADIGERLGIIDFTGGAKLAGARFTLSKGQAAQLERALISFMLDIHTREHGYTEMLPPFMVNTKTMTGTGQLPKFVDDLFKVEDTDYWLIPTAEVPLTNVFQDEIIDGDELPIYMTAYTPCFRKEAGSYGKDTRGLIRQHQFSKVELVKFTKPEDSYDELEKLLANAEEILKRLNIHYRVVNLCTGDIGFSSSKTYDIEVWLPGQNEYREISSCSNCEDFQARRANIRFREKGKKGTAYVHTLNGSGLAVGRTLIAILENYQRPDGKVEVPGALRPYMGGLELIG; encoded by the coding sequence TTGCTTGATCCAAAATTCCTCAGAGAAAATACAGATCTTGTTATCGAGAGAATCTCCCTCAGGGGCGAGGAGATTGACGTCTCCGGGTTCAAGGAGTTGGACGAAAAACGAAGGACGCTCTTGGTCAAGGTGGAGACCCTGAAGCACGAAAGAAATTCCGTGTCGGACGAGATAGCCAAAATAAAGAAGGAGAAGGGGGACGCCGGGGAGTTCATACATAAGATGAAGGGCGTCTCGAACGAGATAAAGGCGCTGGACGAAGAGCTGAACAGTATTGACGAAGAGCTTAAAAAGGCCCTTGCTCTCATACCGAATATCCCCCATGAGTCGGTCCCCGTCGGGACTTCCGACGAGGATAACGTGGAGGTGAGGAAATGGGGCACGCCTCCCAAGTTCGAGTTTACGCCCCTCGACCATGCGGACATCGGAGAGAGGCTTGGGATAATAGATTTTACCGGAGGGGCAAAGCTCGCCGGGGCGAGGTTCACGCTGTCGAAGGGGCAGGCGGCGCAGCTCGAAAGGGCGCTGATAAGCTTCATGCTCGATATCCACACGAGGGAGCACGGCTACACGGAGATGCTGCCGCCCTTTATGGTAAACACAAAGACGATGACGGGAACGGGCCAGCTCCCCAAGTTCGTCGACGACCTCTTCAAGGTAGAGGACACCGACTACTGGCTTATCCCTACGGCGGAGGTCCCCCTGACCAACGTCTTTCAGGATGAGATCATTGACGGCGACGAGCTTCCGATCTACATGACGGCTTACACGCCCTGCTTCAGGAAAGAGGCGGGCTCCTACGGCAAGGACACGAGGGGATTGATAAGACAGCACCAGTTCAGCAAGGTGGAGCTGGTAAAGTTCACTAAGCCCGAGGATTCCTACGACGAGCTCGAGAAGCTACTTGCAAACGCGGAGGAGATACTGAAGAGGCTGAACATCCACTACCGGGTGGTGAACCTCTGCACCGGCGATATAGGCTTCTCCTCATCGAAGACCTACGACATAGAGGTGTGGCTTCCGGGGCAGAATGAATACAGGGAAATATCCTCCTGCAGCAACTGCGAGGACTTCCAGGCGAGGAGGGCGAACATCAGGTTCAGGGAGAAGGGCAAGAAGGGAACGGCGTATGTGCACACCCTGAACGGCTCCGGCCTGGCCGTGGGAAGGACGCTGATAGCGATCCTCGAAAACTACCAGAGACCGGACGGGAAGGTGGAGGTTCCGGGCGCCTTAAGGCCCTACATGGGTGGGCTCGAGCTGATTGGTTAA
- a CDS encoding RNA polymerase sigma factor: protein MESERELVRLAIAGDDGAFETLVRGNMRHVYATALAVVKDHFDADDVAQVSFIKAYRALSKFRGDSTFKTWITRITINQAKDHLRKKNGAVNSDNIGQLPDGGRDALTDYIIWEEGREASSALNLLPLKQRLAVTLRLIEGLSFKEISRAMNISVGSAKTNFHYGIKRVAEMVARANDDRVKTIKR, encoded by the coding sequence ATGGAATCTGAAAGAGAACTCGTCCGTCTGGCAATTGCCGGAGACGACGGGGCATTTGAAACGCTTGTGAGAGGCAATATGCGGCACGTATACGCAACGGCTCTCGCTGTGGTCAAGGACCACTTCGACGCCGATGACGTGGCCCAGGTGAGCTTCATCAAGGCGTACCGGGCTTTAAGCAAGTTCAGGGGCGATTCGACCTTTAAGACGTGGATCACAAGGATCACCATAAATCAGGCGAAAGATCACCTGAGGAAGAAAAACGGCGCCGTCAACTCCGACAATATCGGCCAACTTCCCGACGGCGGGAGGGACGCCCTCACAGACTACATCATCTGGGAAGAAGGACGCGAGGCGTCAAGCGCGCTTAATCTCCTCCCGTTGAAACAGCGCCTGGCCGTCACGCTGAGACTGATCGAGGGGCTGTCTTTCAAGGAGATCTCCCGGGCGATGAACATCAGCGTCGGCAGCGCAAAGACGAACTTCCACTACGGGATAAAGAGGGTGGCGGAGATGGTCGCAAGGGCGAACGACGACAGGGTCAAGACGATAAAGCGTTAA
- the mltG gene encoding endolytic transglycosylase MltG, whose amino-acid sequence MFKKILKWFFLMVLFLVVFAGVAAGVAYKMFLTPTGGVKEPVVIEIERGDTLMKTAKNLEDLDAIKDGRIFIAAAKIIGVERTIRTGEYEITPEMSPRDILFLILKGSVVEYHVTVPEGYNIYQISEHLENLGFVDGSKFLDLSRDRYFMAKLGIDAPVIEGYLFPDTYNLNKGMDERDIITLMVRRYFSVFNKEKERSTADSGLNDYEVLILASIVEKEAKAENERSLISAVFVNRLKKKMKLDSCATVIYGMWDDFDGNLTKEHLERMTPYNTYIIAGLPPTPICNPGRAAIRAALNPSDCNYLFFVSKNDGTHHFSETLSEHNMAVYKYQKLRTYR is encoded by the coding sequence TTGTTTAAAAAGATCTTAAAATGGTTCTTCTTGATGGTCCTTTTTCTGGTTGTCTTTGCAGGCGTCGCCGCAGGGGTGGCCTATAAGATGTTTCTGACGCCGACCGGCGGCGTAAAGGAGCCGGTCGTCATCGAGATAGAGAGGGGCGATACGCTGATGAAGACCGCAAAAAACCTCGAGGATCTGGACGCCATCAAGGACGGGCGGATATTCATCGCGGCCGCAAAGATAATCGGCGTCGAGCGCACCATCAGGACAGGCGAATACGAGATCACCCCGGAGATGTCGCCCAGAGACATCCTTTTTTTGATCCTCAAAGGGAGCGTCGTGGAGTATCATGTAACGGTTCCGGAGGGGTACAATATCTACCAGATCTCCGAACACCTCGAAAACTTGGGCTTCGTAGACGGATCGAAATTTCTCGATCTGTCGAGGGACAGGTACTTCATGGCAAAGCTCGGAATCGATGCGCCCGTAATCGAGGGCTACCTCTTTCCCGACACGTATAACCTCAACAAGGGGATGGACGAGAGGGATATCATTACGCTCATGGTCAGGCGGTACTTTTCTGTTTTTAACAAGGAGAAGGAAAGGTCGACAGCTGACAGCGGACTTAACGATTACGAGGTACTGATTCTGGCGTCGATCGTGGAGAAGGAGGCAAAGGCCGAAAACGAGCGCTCCCTCATATCGGCTGTCTTTGTCAATCGCTTGAAGAAAAAGATGAAGCTCGACAGCTGCGCCACCGTCATATACGGGATGTGGGACGATTTCGACGGCAACCTGACAAAGGAGCATTTGGAGAGGATGACGCCGTACAACACATATATTATCGCCGGGCTTCCCCCGACCCCGATCTGTAATCCGGGAAGGGCGGCCATAAGGGCCGCCCTTAATCCCTCGGATTGCAATTACCTGTTTTTCGTCTCGAAGAACGACGGCACCCACCATTTTTCCGAGACCCTCTCCGAGCATAACATGGCGGTTTACAAATACCAGAAGCTGAGGACCTACAGGTAG
- a CDS encoding response regulator has protein sequence MEDLEGKVPQIEGNFTALSLVSLIQGISNNRKMLITLYSNDGSDGTLFFDNSNIVGAFVGDVLTGKKAFFRMIEWEDARFQAYDIEDIKKDRYNINLDVSHLLLEGLRQKDEKNKLKESVLPIYKIKKAEGSFELIDKEKELWNLIPPEGIFINTLVNRTSMTDWEAYASLSDMMRKKALLFMKIKTMVIDDSEFMTKILEDILKKIYKDMMLVKTFHTGAEAIKVINNPDKKNHPDVIFTDIMMEQTSGMEVIKAARSQDPPIGIIAVTSLQREIKDILDAGANYLHKNWITKDNVGEIIEDLLERTICGELSVIGGESVEI, from the coding sequence ATGGAAGACTTAGAGGGAAAAGTCCCGCAGATCGAGGGAAATTTTACGGCGCTTTCTCTGGTGAGTCTCATCCAGGGTATCTCCAATAACAGAAAGATGTTGATAACCCTTTACTCCAACGACGGCAGTGATGGAACGCTTTTCTTCGATAACTCGAATATTGTCGGCGCTTTCGTCGGGGATGTCCTGACAGGGAAAAAGGCGTTTTTTAGAATGATAGAATGGGAAGACGCCCGATTTCAGGCATACGATATTGAAGATATCAAAAAAGACCGTTATAATATAAACCTTGATGTTTCACACCTTCTCTTGGAGGGGCTTCGTCAGAAGGATGAGAAAAACAAGCTCAAAGAGAGCGTCCTTCCGATATACAAGATAAAAAAGGCGGAGGGATCGTTTGAGTTGATAGATAAGGAGAAGGAGCTTTGGAACCTCATTCCGCCCGAGGGGATTTTCATCAACACATTGGTCAACAGGACGTCCATGACCGATTGGGAGGCGTACGCCTCTCTTTCCGACATGATGAGAAAGAAGGCCCTCCTCTTCATGAAGATCAAGACGATGGTGATAGATGACAGCGAGTTTATGACCAAGATATTGGAAGATATCTTGAAAAAGATTTACAAGGATATGATGCTCGTGAAGACCTTCCATACGGGGGCGGAGGCGATAAAGGTTATCAACAACCCTGACAAGAAAAACCACCCCGATGTAATCTTCACCGACATAATGATGGAGCAAACGAGCGGAATGGAGGTTATAAAAGCAGCCCGGAGTCAGGATCCGCCGATAGGCATCATCGCCGTAACATCCCTTCAGAGGGAGATAAAAGATATATTGGATGCGGGGGCAAACTACCTCCACAAGAACTGGATTACAAAAGACAACGTCGGCGAGATCATCGAGGATTTGCTCGAGCGGACGATCTGCGGAGAGCTCTCGGTCATCGGCGGCGAGTCGGTCGAGATCTGA
- a CDS encoding zf-HC2 domain-containing protein, protein MKCSTVKKIIPDYLLGELSEIEAKSVEKHIEACPECSGELKSLREVFDDISSSGAKLPPEYYFERFPSRVMERFKKSNGSEIAERRRLLSPVWAAVAVAAVILLMVFVLVNPVKPPVTSETGGVNIVEVYENGLIDQIDPIIEVSEAYEASGDDPYYTSSYTDDYLDDYYIDEETVNAYIEAERYYITEEEFEEILQILKKRFLS, encoded by the coding sequence GTGAAATGCAGCACTGTGAAAAAGATAATCCCCGACTACCTTTTGGGAGAGCTCTCCGAAATCGAGGCGAAGTCGGTCGAAAAACATATTGAAGCCTGTCCCGAGTGCTCCGGGGAGCTTAAGAGTTTAAGGGAAGTCTTCGATGATATTTCAAGCTCCGGGGCAAAACTCCCGCCCGAATACTACTTCGAGCGGTTTCCGTCCCGGGTCATGGAAAGATTCAAGAAAAGCAATGGGAGTGAAATCGCCGAAAGGCGGCGTCTCTTAAGCCCTGTTTGGGCCGCGGTGGCCGTCGCCGCCGTCATCTTATTGATGGTTTTCGTTCTTGTCAATCCCGTCAAGCCGCCCGTCACATCGGAAACGGGAGGAGTAAATATTGTCGAGGTCTACGAAAACGGTCTGATTGATCAGATTGATCCGATAATCGAGGTGTCCGAGGCCTACGAGGCCTCCGGAGACGATCCTTACTACACGTCGTCATACACCGACGATTACCTCGACGATTACTATATCGATGAGGAGACCGTCAACGCCTACATCGAGGCCGAGAGATACTACATCACTGAGGAGGAATTTGAAGAGATCCTGCAGATACTCAAAAAGAGGTTTTTAAGCTAA
- a CDS encoding amino acid ABC transporter permease, whose translation MQETHEVQMGGLRHSFYMNFFDAWKVSLFAALTTILLLVYFYNNPYFNVLKFVRSGIVITFEVTVAAMILSLILGLLAGLGKLSNNAFIKGIASVYIEVIRGVPLLVQLFYIHFGLGRFFQLPPLGSAISAMAICYGAYMGEIFRAGIQSISHGQVEAAKSLGMTNYQTMSKVILPQGFKVILPPIGNEFIALLKDSSLVSIIAVADILRRAREYVSIYFIPFEAYTLVALVYLVITLVLSKVVWNMEKIMATDE comes from the coding sequence ATGCAGGAGACGCACGAGGTCCAGATGGGCGGCCTCAGGCACTCCTTTTATATGAACTTCTTCGATGCGTGGAAGGTCTCCCTCTTCGCCGCCCTGACGACCATACTGCTTCTCGTCTACTTTTACAACAATCCCTATTTCAACGTTCTAAAATTTGTCAGATCCGGGATCGTCATCACCTTTGAGGTCACCGTGGCCGCGATGATCCTCTCTTTGATATTGGGTCTTCTGGCGGGGCTGGGCAAGCTTTCCAACAACGCCTTTATAAAAGGGATCGCCTCGGTTTACATCGAGGTCATAAGGGGCGTGCCGCTCCTCGTTCAGTTATTCTACATACACTTCGGCCTCGGGAGATTTTTTCAACTTCCACCCCTCGGATCGGCTATCTCCGCCATGGCCATATGTTACGGGGCCTACATGGGGGAGATCTTTAGGGCGGGAATACAGTCTATATCCCACGGGCAGGTCGAGGCGGCGAAGTCCCTCGGGATGACCAACTACCAGACCATGAGCAAGGTCATCCTACCCCAGGGATTCAAGGTGATTTTGCCGCCCATCGGAAACGAGTTCATCGCCCTTTTGAAGGATTCCTCCCTCGTATCGATCATAGCGGTTGCCGATATCCTCCGAAGGGCCAGGGAGTATGTGTCGATATACTTCATCCCCTTTGAGGCCTACACCCTTGTGGCCCTGGTCTATCTCGTGATAACTCTGGTGCTCTCAAAGGTTGTGTGGAACATGGAAAAGATAATGGCTACGGACGAGTAG
- a CDS encoding basic amino acid ABC transporter substrate-binding protein: protein MNKKLLALFFVFALAIGSIIMVQGCAPKEEVAEGTGEVVKIKVATDAAYPPFENVDPTSEEIVGFDIDFMNEIAKAAGFEVEFVNVNWDGIFIGLDADKYDAVISAVSITDERKEKYDFSDPYYAISQALILNKADAESIKVLDDLAGKKIGAQIGTTGAIFVGKNDKVELVNYDDNALAIEALVRGDVVAVVCDHPVAFDYALKNEAYKEKLVVVNADLNKGDLEDYGIVVKKGNAKVLDLINKGLAEVKKGDTISTLEKKWGIK from the coding sequence GGCTCGATCATAATGGTGCAGGGATGCGCCCCGAAAGAAGAGGTAGCGGAAGGGACTGGAGAAGTGGTTAAGATTAAGGTAGCCACGGATGCCGCATATCCCCCGTTTGAGAATGTGGATCCGACATCGGAGGAGATAGTCGGATTTGACATCGATTTCATGAATGAAATCGCAAAGGCCGCCGGTTTCGAGGTGGAGTTTGTCAACGTCAACTGGGACGGTATTTTTATCGGCCTGGATGCGGACAAATACGATGCAGTTATTTCCGCTGTCAGCATTACCGACGAGAGGAAGGAGAAATACGACTTCTCCGATCCCTACTACGCCATCAGCCAGGCACTTATTCTCAACAAAGCGGATGCCGAGAGCATCAAGGTCCTTGACGACCTGGCCGGAAAGAAAATCGGTGCGCAGATCGGAACCACCGGCGCCATCTTTGTCGGCAAGAACGACAAGGTGGAGCTCGTGAATTACGACGATAACGCACTCGCCATCGAGGCTCTGGTCAGGGGAGACGTCGTAGCGGTTGTCTGCGATCATCCCGTCGCTTTCGACTACGCCCTGAAGAACGAGGCCTACAAAGAGAAGCTGGTAGTTGTCAACGCCGATCTGAACAAGGGCGATCTTGAGGACTACGGAATAGTCGTCAAGAAGGGCAACGCCAAGGTCCTCGATCTGATCAACAAGGGACTGGCGGAGGTCAAGAAGGGCGATACGATTTCCACTCTTGAGAAGAAGTGGGGTATCAAGTAA
- the ruvX gene encoding Holliday junction resolvase RuvX: protein MRILGLDVGERRIGVAISDPTNTIAQPLIVIERDGKELDRLSVIVRDNDVGEIVIGYPRNMDGSSGATAEKVKEFAEGLSKMIDVPFVFVDERLSTAEAERMMITADLSRKKRKKSIDKVAAAIILEGRLRRI from the coding sequence TTGAGGATATTGGGACTCGATGTGGGAGAGAGGCGGATAGGAGTCGCCATAAGCGACCCGACGAATACGATAGCCCAGCCCCTGATCGTCATAGAGAGGGACGGCAAAGAGCTCGACCGCCTCTCCGTTATCGTCAGGGACAACGACGTTGGGGAGATCGTAATAGGCTACCCGAGGAACATGGACGGGAGCTCAGGGGCGACGGCGGAAAAGGTGAAGGAATTCGCGGAAGGGCTGTCCAAAATGATCGATGTCCCGTTTGTATTTGTCGACGAGAGGCTATCCACAGCGGAGGCGGAGAGGATGATGATCACGGCCGATCTGTCGCGCAAAAAAAGGAAAAAATCGATCGACAAGGTGGCGGCGGCGATAATCCTCGAGGGGAGACTTAGGAGGATATGA
- a CDS encoding transporter substrate-binding domain-containing protein yields the protein MKNRIVKYILLFLYLLLLSSCSDDNGGLVAVTPETIAENSTLNTILKRGKLIVGMDIADIRYQPFEMKDANGKIIGFDADLAQMMADELNVTLEIVESNWDGIISDLVNKKFDIIISGMSITTERNKAINFSRPYYLSGKCLLVNIEYAGRVMTYHDLNRPGVVVTTTFHDDMVLDRYLPDATIVRHEKADDAALEVSEGRAQAFIVDKALLATFAKKYPDTTFSIVTPFTYEPVAMGTRKGDPDLLNWINNFIEIISGDGRLALLEQKWMLEFVPAGDLEDK from the coding sequence ATGAAAAATCGCATAGTAAAATACATATTGCTGTTTTTATATCTTCTGCTCCTGTCTTCCTGCTCGGATGACAACGGGGGGTTAGTTGCGGTAACTCCAGAGACGATCGCCGAAAACTCGACGTTGAACACGATCTTGAAGAGGGGAAAGCTGATAGTGGGGATGGACATAGCCGATATACGGTATCAGCCGTTCGAGATGAAGGACGCAAACGGGAAGATCATAGGCTTTGATGCGGATCTTGCCCAGATGATGGCCGACGAGCTGAACGTCACCCTGGAGATCGTGGAGTCGAACTGGGACGGAATTATATCCGACCTCGTGAATAAGAAGTTCGACATCATCATATCAGGGATGTCCATCACCACCGAGCGCAACAAGGCCATTAACTTCTCCAGGCCGTACTACCTTTCGGGCAAATGCCTCCTCGTAAATATCGAGTACGCCGGCAGGGTCATGACCTATCACGACCTCAACCGCCCGGGGGTTGTAGTCACCACCACGTTCCACGACGACATGGTGTTGGACAGATACCTCCCGGACGCCACCATAGTACGCCATGAGAAGGCGGATGACGCAGCCCTTGAGGTTTCCGAGGGGAGGGCGCAGGCGTTTATCGTGGACAAGGCGCTTCTCGCGACCTTTGCGAAGAAGTATCCCGACACGACCTTTTCGATCGTAACGCCCTTCACGTACGAGCCTGTCGCCATGGGGACAAGAAAGGGCGACCCAGACCTGCTGAACTGGATAAACAACTTCATAGAGATCATCAGCGGGGACGGGAGGCTGGCACTCCTGGAACAGAAGTGGATGCTCGAATTCGTTCCGGCCGGAGACCTTGAGGATAAATAG
- a CDS encoding tetratricopeptide repeat protein — translation MKRITPTAALTALLFIFLLGAFSCRKSVMGDAKTYFLSGERYYKQMMYEEAMVEYKKAIEEKPSFAPAHLGMGKCLYSLGRFDEAIKEYKKAMDLDPKNGEIMAEVALVYIERGLDEEGLMMLEKARDLDPDNVKVYMYMGAYHIKEKEYAKAIEDFLAAARKDKKSVEPLIRLSLLYSQAENPSYINGNLAEKYALKAMELSPENPMVLDALAAAHFAKGEYDLALAKEKEALKLSPENTLLKEHLAKYELTVKGTAEEHNIEGARLLEEGNYSAAAEEFKMAVTLDPTFSDGYYNLGKVYSQLGNYPEAEANYQKAIELSPDDARYHYNLAIVYSRTNELEKSEQEYLYALNIDPYYDKAYNNLGVLYVKMEKYEEALTQFKKAFDIKPKSNYKVNIDMVKKKLGSDVETPESPAPMDSDIEQF, via the coding sequence ATGAAAAGAATAACGCCGACAGCGGCCTTAACGGCATTACTCTTCATATTTCTCCTGGGCGCCTTCTCCTGCAGGAAGAGCGTCATGGGCGACGCCAAGACCTATTTCCTGAGCGGCGAGAGATACTACAAGCAGATGATGTATGAAGAGGCGATGGTCGAATACAAAAAGGCTATCGAGGAAAAACCCTCTTTTGCGCCGGCTCATCTCGGGATGGGAAAGTGCCTCTATTCCCTAGGGAGATTCGATGAGGCGATAAAGGAATACAAAAAAGCGATGGACCTCGACCCGAAGAACGGAGAGATAATGGCCGAGGTGGCGCTGGTCTATATAGAGAGGGGACTTGATGAGGAAGGGTTGATGATGCTCGAGAAGGCCAGAGATCTGGATCCCGACAACGTCAAGGTCTATATGTATATGGGCGCATACCACATAAAGGAGAAGGAATACGCAAAGGCCATAGAGGATTTCCTTGCCGCGGCGAGAAAGGACAAGAAGTCGGTCGAACCACTCATTCGCCTGAGCCTCCTTTACAGTCAGGCTGAAAATCCCTCTTATATAAACGGTAACCTCGCTGAAAAGTACGCCTTGAAGGCGATGGAGCTGTCTCCGGAAAACCCCATGGTGCTCGACGCCCTTGCCGCCGCCCATTTCGCCAAGGGGGAATACGACCTTGCCTTAGCAAAGGAGAAGGAGGCGCTAAAACTCTCCCCTGAGAATACGCTCTTGAAGGAGCATCTGGCAAAATACGAATTGACCGTAAAGGGCACAGCCGAGGAGCACAACATCGAGGGGGCGAGGCTCTTGGAAGAGGGAAACTATTCCGCCGCCGCCGAGGAGTTCAAGATGGCCGTGACCTTGGACCCCACTTTTTCGGACGGGTACTACAATCTCGGCAAGGTGTATTCTCAGCTGGGGAACTACCCCGAGGCCGAAGCGAATTACCAGAAGGCGATCGAGCTTTCGCCCGACGACGCCCGTTACCATTATAATCTCGCTATCGTTTACTCAAGGACCAACGAGCTGGAGAAGAGCGAACAGGAATATCTTTATGCGCTGAATATCGATCCATATTACGACAAGGCCTACAACAACCTCGGGGTGCTGTACGTGAAAATGGAGAAATACGAGGAGGCTCTAACTCAATTCAAAAAAGCGTTTGACATCAAGCCGAAGAGTAACTATAAAGTTAATATAGATATGGTCAAAAAAAAGCTGGGAAGTGATGTGGAGACACCGGAATCTCCCGCACCTATGGACAGTGACATTGAACAATTTTAA